ACTCAAAAAACAAGCCTTTGGTGAACAGCATATCGAAACGGCAATTACACTCGAAGACCTTACAACTTCGTACATGTATCTCTTTTTGCCAGATAGCGCTGCCTATTATATGGAATCGTCATTGGCACTATTCGAGAACTTGCTGCCGACAAACGACCCTAAGACGCTTTATGCCTATCTACATTTAGGAACCGTTCGCGAAGCACAACACCGACCACAAGACGCCATCGCTTTGTATAAAAAAGCAGAATCCGGCTACAAAACATTGCAAAATCCACCTAAAAAGGATCTCGCAAACCTTTATAATGCTTGGGGATATGTCCTTGTAACCACCCGTCGCTACAAAGAGGCCGGCGCAATTTTAGAAAAGGCACGTACTGCCGCATTACAACACAACCAAGGACTCCACGAAATCACCCCAATGATCTGGGGAACGCTTGGTTTGATGTATGCCGGACAAAAAAGCCTCGTTCAAGCTGCACAGGTTTATCAAAAAGCCATTACCACACGAGCGCAATTATTGGGCTGGCAAAACAAACGCCTACTACAAAGCTTAAATTATTTAGGCGGTTTCCAAATGGCGGCAAATTTGGATAGAGATGCTTTTAACACCTTTGTGAAAATTGAAGCCATACAGCAGACGCTACCGCATATCACAACCGAAGAAAAAGGTTTAAACGCTTTCTATTTGGCCCTTTTATCGGAAAAACGCAAAGACCAAACTGCTGCAAAGCAATTTCTGGCCAAAGCAGAGACCGCCTTTGGTTTTGAACAAAAAAAATCAGGTCTTAACCCGCAATTAAATACCACAAGGGTTTTATTTCTTAAGGCTCTTTTAACTAATAAATCGGCGGAAAGTGCCTTTAAAAATGCTTTTTATCAACTCAAAAGTGCATTTCCAACATCGCCAGAGGTACACTTGCTTCAGGGCTATCAATCGGATTTATACACAAAGTCGGGGCAATTTGAACGCGCAGAAGCCTTATTGTTAGAAGCCAATAACACACTTGACCGCCTTTCAGGAATGAACCTGCGTTTCCAGATCCAAATCTGGTCGAGGCTCCATACCCTGTACCTAAAATGGGACAAGCCAGAAATGGCCGCCAAATGGCTAAGTACGCCCGCACTGTAATGTTTCCCTCTTAAATGCGACAAAAAACAGAAATACCTTTTGTAAACACCAGCATATATGAAAAAGTACTTGACACTCTTCTTCCTGACCGTGATAACCGCGTGTGACACAACCATCCCGACAAATCCAGACAACCGAACAACCGACCAAATCATGTACGACCTATCAAAATCAATTAATGGTTATGTTTGGTACAAGAAAACGGATGTATTCTTACCCAAAAGTACTGGTAGCGGCCACAACACTCCACTCATGCGCACGCGGTTCAACACCATTGCAGCCGAAAAATTGGACGGTGCAGGGAAGGTAAAGCCCGGCAGCACCTTTCCCGAAGGTTCCTTAATTGTCAAGGAATTGGCTGCCTCAACCGGAGAAGTGTCAGTCTTTGCGATCATGTATAAAAGCACGAAAAGCACGAATGCCGATGCAAATGGCTGGAACTGGGCCTATCTCAACACCGATGGCAGTGTGCGGATTTCGTCCGATCAAAAAGGCGCGGCTTGTATTTCGTGTCATGCACAATCCGGACATATTGACGCGGTACTGATGAACAAATTTTTTCCCTGAACCGTTCCTATGAAGGTTCGCATTGAAATGTAAGCAATGGATTAATCAAGCCATCAACATAAGAGGCTCAAGCACCATTGGATGCTACGAATCTGTAATTAACCTCGGACAATCATTGACCGTCTATCACTGAATAACAAGTATATTGTCAATATTAAGCCAATCTTTAACTTTAAAAAAATTAAGGCTTTAACGTGCATTCTATAATCAAGCGGAAGCCTGCAAAAGCCAGTCCCGGCCTCAAGAGCGTCTTGTAAGAACTCACGGGATTGCATAAATTTGAGTTTTACTAGGGTTTGTTCTACTTTTAATGAATGGCATAGCTCTGTAGGTGCGGTATCTTATTAGAAATCGGTTTCCAAATGCACAACAAAGCCCCGTAGGGGCGGCATCTTTACATGACGAGGAATACTGGTTGTTCGTAGCCAAAGCCATCCATTTTGGTTGAATGCAGTCATCAATGTTGACGGTATGAGCCGAAACCCGGTGGCTCAGCTAACCAGCGGATTTTCCTAAGGGTTGCTCTGCCATTATTGAACAACACATCATACTATTAAGATAGAGGCGATCTTAATTATGCAAAAAATAAAGGGCAGGATTGTTAATATGATACAAACAAAATAAGCGCGTATGCCCAAAAAACATGCGCGCTTTGTATTTAAATACCTAAGCTAAGAAGGCGTTAATTGCTGATAAACACCCAATCAAAGTTCTGGTCTTGCACTTTAAACACCAAATTGTATTGCAAATCAAAGGCAAATAGCCGGAACAAACGCATACGAAGCCCCAAACCTAATCCAAAACCGGTGTGGCGATGACTCATTGATGTAGTGTTGATCACCGAGTTCGCAAATGCAGTCGCATACAACACATCCGCATGAACTGGCAACGTCATCATGCCTCGGTCAATGTACCAAACGGGCGTTAGGTAATCCGCCCCGATACGCAAAAAGTGCCGACCTTCGGGCGTTTTGGGGTAGCCAATAATCCGAAGTGCCTCCAAGCCATGTTCTCCAGATTCATTAAAAGCGGCATAAGCAACCGAAATTTTACCGCTTCGGTTACGCTCTTTTCCATAGCCGATATAACGATCCGCAGAAAGAGCATATGAAAGCAAGCCTTTTTCCTCGCCTGTAGATTTATCCAAAGCGCCATTTAGGTTGAGTATCGTTCCCGTATTTGGACGTAAATCTCGGATATTGGCTTGGGCCTTGTGAATAACAGACAAGCCACCTGCTACTCCCGTATTGCCCGTATAGGCTGCATCAGACTTCAAGGGGCGAAGACCTCTTCTAAATCCAGCAAGAGCCAAATCTGCTTGTACCGGAAAAACACCACTTTTACGAATGAGCGGTTTCTTTAGGCTCAGTCCCAAGCCCACTTCCTCCATGTTGTCACCTTTACGATTCACAGGCCGATTAAAGAGCGTAAACTCCGGCAAGAAGGGTAAACGGGCCGTACTAAGGGATACGCTTCCCCATAACTTTTTATCATACACATAACCAGTGATGTTGCTCTTAAAACGCTGTAAAACATCAACCGATGAATATGAAATGCCATAACCATTTTTGTCTTCGATAGGAGAAACCGCAAAAGGCAGAAAGTATGATCGCAAATTTTTAAGCGGTTTATAGCTTACCTCCGTTCCACCTTCATATGGTCTAATGGGCATTTTTTGCAAGGTAGAGGCCCAGTCTTTCGTCAAGCCACGTTTCCCAAAACCATTTACCGGAACGAACTTTTCGGGATTGAAGGGCAAGATGCCAATGCTTTCCCTTTCACGGCCATACCAGACAAAAGCGACCTGCCCGCCATCGGGCGATAAAGAAGCCTCGTATGCCCCATAGGGCGCATTCGTCACCCGGAAGCGTTCGTTGGTGGTAATGTCCCAAGCATACACATTTGGCACACCCGTAGAATCCGCTGTGAACAACATCCACCGTCCATCGCGGCTCCAAGCAGGGTCGAATACCGAGCCACTTTCAGGCAATATAACAGGTTCATACGTGCAATTTTCTGAACGACTTACCTTAAATATACCTTGCTTTCCGGCGGCATTGAGTAAAACATAAACCTCATCTGTCCGTGGCCTTGGGGAAATTTCTAAAATCCGCCCATAACCCGAGGCACAAACTGTTTTTGTATTTCCATCGGGCAAGACTTCCACCCAGTCCGAGGACTCACCATTGTTTTGTGTTGCCCAAAGTTCACCATTTTCACCACGAATGGGCGTAAAAACCCGTTTCCGATGTGTGACTTGAACCTCTTGCTTTGTGTCTATATTAAGCCGATTAATGTCCGATATGAACTGGGTAGGCGTGTTTAACACATCGTTGTAATCTCCCCAAAAGAGTTCCCGACTTTTCTCATCGAACGAGAAGGCATGGTCTTCATTAATTTGTGCATGGAACAATAGGGCTGTTTTACCGGTTTCTGCATCTATCACATAAAACCCGGGTCGTTCCTGATACCCTTTTCCATAGGTAACTATGGATTTATCATCCAACCAAATAGGGTTATTGTGAAAAACTCCGATCCGCTCTTCAAAAAGTACGGGTTTGGATAACGCCCTCAATTTACCTATACGACGGCGCTCGACCTGCATTTCCTTCTCCCGAAAAACACGATTAAGCTCATAAGGCCATTTCCCAGTTGCTTTGTAAAGCGCATATGCTGTGCCCAAATAGGGACGATTTGCATAGGCGCTGCTATAACGTTGATACGTACCGCTCCCAAATTCCTCGGCAAGAAACTGTACAAAGTGTGATCCACCAAAATAGTGCCTCCCGCTTGGCATACCATAATAGTTTGGCGAAAGCGCTTGGTTTAGCGTCCAGCCAAGCGGACTCCCCATGGCGGCATGGTACTGCATGGAAAAAAAGGGATGATTAAGCCGGCCTACTTTCCCTTCGTGTAAAGAACTTTCGTGATACACCGCAACACCTTCCAAAAAACCTTGTGGTCGAAACACATTGAGGAGTTTTGCATATTCGGGAAAAAGCCATGTAAGGAAGTTGCGCTTATAATGGTCTATCTCTATGGCATGAACCAATTCGTGAGGGAGAACGGCTTCAAGCCAGTTTTCATTCCCCGGATGCAAGTACTTACCCCGAATAGCAGGGACTTCGATCTCCGACCGAAAAGGCAAAACCGTCACAAATCCATTCGACGCATCGTTATAACCATTCAGAATCACCGAGAGTCGGAAAGATTCGTGATTTCCAATCAGATTTTGCGTTTCGGACAGGTTTTCTTCCAAAATGCTTGCCGTCTGACGGGCAGTGCCTTCTTGGCCTGCATAATGAATAATATCGAAATGTTCCGTTCTAAGTACTTTATAGGATAACCCTTTCGGACGATAAAGCAAGGATCCGAATTGCGCATTGGCAATAGTCGGAACAACAAGCGTTACAAGAAAAAAGTAACGTAATGTTTTGGCAATCATGGCTACAAAGATTAACTTGATGTGATCTGCAAAATGCACTTAAACAAAAGCTGATTAAGATAAACCAAGATCGGAGGACTTTATGCGTAGCCATCATTTTTTTGCTATTCTCCTTATTCTCGTAGGAAGAACCACATTAATAAGCGCCCAAACACAACCACAAGAAGCCGTATTAGGGACAATAAACACCCTTTTCGACGGGATGCGAAAGGGCGATAGTACGATGGTACGATCAACCTTCCACCCGAAAATCAAAATGGGAACGAGTTTCTTTGACCGGAACAGCAAGCCGCAAGTACAAACCGAAGACTCCCCGAAAAACTTTTTGAAGGCCATCGGGACACCTCATCCCCAAGTTTGGGATGAAAGGATTGGCGTTGTGGATGTTCGTGTGGATGGCTCCTTGGCCACCGCTTGGATGCCCTATACATTTTATATCGGCGATAAACTTAGCCATTGTGGGCACAATTCCTTCCAGTTGGTCTTGACCGAGAGCGGTTGGAAAATCCTGTACCTGATTGACACCCGTTACAAAACCAATTGCGATGACCCTAAAAACCTACGCCCAACCTTAGAAGCTACCCTCCAAGATTTTATTGACCAATGGCATCGTGCTGCTGCGACGGCAGATGAAGACGTCTTTTTTGGAAGTATGGCCCAAGACGGCGTGTATCTGGGAACCGATGAGACCGAACGCTGGATCCGGCCAGAATTCGAGGCATGGGGCTTAAAATATTTTCAACGCGACTTTGCTTGGGACTTTAAGCCCAAAAACCGACATGTTATGATTAGCAAAGATGGCCGTATGGCTTGGTGGGACGAATTGCTGGATACGTGGATGGGCGTTTGTCGCGGTTCTGGCGTTTTGGTACTCACGCATGAAGGCTGGAAAATACAGCACTACAATTTGGCTGTTACCGTCCCCAATGACAAAATCAATGGCTTTATTGAGTTGGTCTCCGGAAAAAAACCAGATCGGAAATAGCACCAAAATGGATTCCGTCACCTTTTTTTGCAAAGACAGCCTTGTTTTCCGTGCTGCAACACAGGACGACGCACCAAGAATAACGGTCATTTATAACCAAGCCATTGCTGCTCAAAATGCGACGATGGATGATGAACCACTGTTACCCCACGCTTTTACCGAACGGATAAACGAGTGTCAAGATCGTGAGGGCTACTTTGTGGTCACCAACGAAGGGCTTGTCCTCGGTTGGTCGGCGGTTAAGTTATGGAGCCACAAGGCCGGATATCGTTTTACCGCAGAGACCTCTATATACTTAGACACGACAGAGACGGGCAAAGGAATAGGCCACTTTTTGCAAGAAAAAACCATGTCCATTTGCCGCGAATGGGATTTTCATCACTTGGTCGCACGGATTTGGCAAACCAATGAAGGAAGTATTCGCTTCCATGAAAAGTTTGGATATCGCATGATTGGGATTCAGGAGCAAGTAGGCTATATGAACCAAAACTGGCAAAACGTGGCTATCCTTCAGTGCATCTTAATATGAATAGGCTGGTCTGCAATTTATATCCTGATAGGCCGTGAGGGTTTATAGCCCATTCTTGCCCATCACCGCTTTACAAATTGACCTCTTGTCTAACTCATGTTAAGGAATTGGTACGCATATCCAGAAATCGCCAACCAGAACCCCATCTACAGGCCAATTACAGTCACAAGAGCAATTTTTCCAATTTATGGTTTTAAACAGGT
Above is a genomic segment from Rhodothermia bacterium containing:
- a CDS encoding cytochrome P460 family protein yields the protein MKKYLTLFFLTVITACDTTIPTNPDNRTTDQIMYDLSKSINGYVWYKKTDVFLPKSTGSGHNTPLMRTRFNTIAAEKLDGAGKVKPGSTFPEGSLIVKELAASTGEVSVFAIMYKSTKSTNADANGWNWAYLNTDGSVRISSDQKGAACISCHAQSGHIDAVLMNKFFP
- a CDS encoding nuclear transport factor 2 family protein, translated to MRSHHFFAILLILVGRTTLISAQTQPQEAVLGTINTLFDGMRKGDSTMVRSTFHPKIKMGTSFFDRNSKPQVQTEDSPKNFLKAIGTPHPQVWDERIGVVDVRVDGSLATAWMPYTFYIGDKLSHCGHNSFQLVLTESGWKILYLIDTRYKTNCDDPKNLRPTLEATLQDFIDQWHRAAATADEDVFFGSMAQDGVYLGTDETERWIRPEFEAWGLKYFQRDFAWDFKPKNRHVMISKDGRMAWWDELLDTWMGVCRGSGVLVLTHEGWKIQHYNLAVTVPNDKINGFIELVSGKKPDRK
- a CDS encoding PD40 domain-containing protein encodes the protein MIAKTLRYFFLVTLVVPTIANAQFGSLLYRPKGLSYKVLRTEHFDIIHYAGQEGTARQTASILEENLSETQNLIGNHESFRLSVILNGYNDASNGFVTVLPFRSEIEVPAIRGKYLHPGNENWLEAVLPHELVHAIEIDHYKRNFLTWLFPEYAKLLNVFRPQGFLEGVAVYHESSLHEGKVGRLNHPFFSMQYHAAMGSPLGWTLNQALSPNYYGMPSGRHYFGGSHFVQFLAEEFGSGTYQRYSSAYANRPYLGTAYALYKATGKWPYELNRVFREKEMQVERRRIGKLRALSKPVLFEERIGVFHNNPIWLDDKSIVTYGKGYQERPGFYVIDAETGKTALLFHAQINEDHAFSFDEKSRELFWGDYNDVLNTPTQFISDINRLNIDTKQEVQVTHRKRVFTPIRGENGELWATQNNGESSDWVEVLPDGNTKTVCASGYGRILEISPRPRTDEVYVLLNAAGKQGIFKVSRSENCTYEPVILPESGSVFDPAWSRDGRWMLFTADSTGVPNVYAWDITTNERFRVTNAPYGAYEASLSPDGGQVAFVWYGRERESIGILPFNPEKFVPVNGFGKRGLTKDWASTLQKMPIRPYEGGTEVSYKPLKNLRSYFLPFAVSPIEDKNGYGISYSSVDVLQRFKSNITGYVYDKKLWGSVSLSTARLPFLPEFTLFNRPVNRKGDNMEEVGLGLSLKKPLIRKSGVFPVQADLALAGFRRGLRPLKSDAAYTGNTGVAGGLSVIHKAQANIRDLRPNTGTILNLNGALDKSTGEEKGLLSYALSADRYIGYGKERNRSGKISVAYAAFNESGEHGLEALRIIGYPKTPEGRHFLRIGADYLTPVWYIDRGMMTLPVHADVLYATAFANSVINTTSMSHRHTGFGLGLGLRMRLFRLFAFDLQYNLVFKVQDQNFDWVFISN
- a CDS encoding N-acetyltransferase, encoding MALLSWSPEKNQIGNSTKMDSVTFFCKDSLVFRAATQDDAPRITVIYNQAIAAQNATMDDEPLLPHAFTERINECQDREGYFVVTNEGLVLGWSAVKLWSHKAGYRFTAETSIYLDTTETGKGIGHFLQEKTMSICREWDFHHLVARIWQTNEGSIRFHEKFGYRMIGIQEQVGYMNQNWQNVAILQCILI